The Primulina huaijiensis isolate GDHJ02 chromosome 17, ASM1229523v2, whole genome shotgun sequence genome window below encodes:
- the LOC140962822 gene encoding phosphatidylinositol 4-phosphate 5-kinase 9-like has protein sequence MSDPVAFVNDVESALSLSDKTKSLDLRVSGDKSCVVELNGEVSHSSEINGFQCGEIILPNRDSYSGSLHGNIPEGSGNYAWSDGCKYEGEWRCGMRHGYGKLQWSSGAIYEGEFSGGYMHGTGTYIKSDNTTYKGRWRLNLKHGLGHQSFPNGDIFEGSWIRGAPEGEGKYAWANGNMYLGNMKGGKMSGKGTLTWTNGDSFEGSWLNGMMHGFGVYKWSNGSCYVGTWTQGLKDGKGTFYPKVNRLPASHRLYLNTLRKQGLLPDLRKQNQVSIIHHETSLDMGNLKFGGNQSSGQNSSNKLSSESLMNLEQSNSTNVTLERRWSLEVSIERLLGHRRSSSMSDCNILEAGDEEDVKAPILEREYMQGVLISELVLSNHFSLSSKREKRRQKRLARDIKRPGEQIIKGHRSYDLMLSLQLGIRYTVGKITPIQRREVRATDFGPRASFWMTFPKEGSQLTPPHQSEDFKWKDYCPMVFRNLREMFKIDAADYMVSICGNDALRELSSPGKSGSVFLLSQDDRFMIKTLRKSEVKVLLQMLPNYHSHVRRYDNTLIAKFFGLHRIIPSGGQKFRFVVMGNMFCTELRIHRRFDLKGSTLGRSADKVEIDENTILKDLDLNYCFYLEPSWRDDLLQQIETDSKFLESEHIMDYSLLVGVHYRAPQHLRSLISHSKHASIDGLGIVAEDESMDDDLSPQGLVLVPRGSDDDSIVVGPHIRGNRLRASSSTGDEEVDLLLPGTARLQIQLGVNMPARAELIPGNGNTQMFHEVYDVVLYLGIIDILQAYNMSKKIEHAYKSIQFDSDLISAVDPTFYSERFLAFIQKVFPPNALGS, from the exons ATGTCTGACCCTGTGGCCTTTGTTAATGATGTTGAAAGTGCACTCAGTTTGTCTGATAAGACAAAATCTCTTGATTTGAGAGTTTCGGGTGATAAAAGCTGTGTCGTTGAATTAAATGGAGAGGTTTCACATTCTTCAGAAATCAATGGCTTCCAATGCGGAGAGATCATATTGCCCAATAGGGACTCATATTCCGGATCCCTGCATGGAAATATACCCGAGGGTTCTGGGAACTATGCGTGGTCTGATGGTTGCAAATATGAGGGCGAGTGGAGATGTGGGATGAGGCATGGATATGGAAAGCTTCAGTGGTCATCTGGAGCCATTTACGAGGGCGAGTTTTCAGGTGGTTATATGCACGGTACTGGTACGTATATTAAATCTGACAATACGACCTATAAGGGTCGGTGGCGTTTGAATCTGAAACATGGTTTGGGGCATCAAAGTTTTCCCAATGGAGATATCTTTGAAGGATCATGGATACGAGGAGCCCCCGAAGGAGAGGGAAAGTATGCATGGGCCAACGGCAATATGTATTTGGGAAATATGAAGGGTGGAAAAATGTCGGGGAAGGGGACTCTTACTTGGACCAACGGGGATTCATTTGAAGGAAGCTGGCTAAATGGTATGATGCATGGATTTGGTGTATACAAGTGGAGCAATGGTAGTTGCTATGTTGGAACTTGGACTCAGGGGTTGAAGGATGGTAAAGGTACGTTCTACCCAAAAGTTAACAGGCTTCCAGCCAGTCATCGATTGTACCTTAACACTCTGAGAAAGCAAGGGTTGCTACCTGATTTGAGAAAACAGAACCAAGTTTCGATTATTCATCATGAAACATCATTAGATATGGGAAATTTAAAGTTCGGGGGGAACCAAAGTTCTGGTCAGAATTCATCCAACAAACTATCCAGTGAGAGCTTAATGAATTTGGAACAATCCAACTCAACAAATGTTACGCTGGAACGGCGTTGGAGTCTTGAAGTATCCATTGAGAGACTTTTAGGACACCGTAGGTCATCGAGCATGTCTGATTGTAATATTTTAGAAGCCGGAGATGAGGAGGATGTGAAAGCTCCAATCTTGGAAAGAGAGTACATGCAAGGGGTTCTGATCAGTGAGCTTGTATTGAGCAATCACTTTTCATTATCAtctaaaagagaaaaaagacGACAAAAGAGACTCGCAAGGGATATAAAGAGACCTGGAGAACAAATTATCAAAGGCCATAGGAGCTATGATTTGATGCTAAGCCTTCAGCTTGGAATCAG ATACACTGTGGGGAAAATCACCCCCATACAAAGGCGAGAAGTTCGGGCAACTGACTTTGGTCCACGTGCCAGTTTTTGGATGACTTTTCCAAAAGAAGGTTCACAACTGACACCACCACATCAATCTGAGGATTTTAAGTGGAAAGATTATTGCCCAATGGTTTTCAG GAACCTGCGAGAGATGTTTAAAATTGATGCTGCTGACTACATGGTGTCCATATGTGGAAATGATGCCTTGAGAGAACTTTCATCTCCTGGAAAGAGTGGCAGTGTCTTTCTACTGTCTCAAGATGATCGTTTCATGATCAAGACATTACGAAAATCTGAAGTGAAG GTTCTGCTGCAAATGCTCCCAAACTATCATAGTCACGTGCGCAGATATGATAACACTCTTATTGCTAAATTTTTTGGTCTTCACCGAATTATACCTTCTGGTGGTCAAAAG TTTCGATTTGTGGTGATGGGGAATATGTTCTGTACAGAGTTAAGAATCCATCGAAGATTTGATCTCAAAGGGTCTACGTTGGGACGCTCTGCTGATAAGGTCGAAATTGATGAGAATACCATACTCAAAGATCTTGATTTAAATTACTGCTTTTACCTGGAACCTTCTTGGCGTGATGACCTCTTACA ACAGATTGAAACAGATAGTAAATTCTTGGAATCAGAGCACATAATGGATTACAGCCTCTTGGTAGGCGTTCATTACCGAGCACCTCAACACCTACGTTCTCTTATTTCTCATAGTAAGCATGCTTCGATTGATGGATTGGGGATTGTTGCAGAAGATG AGTCTATGGACGATGACTTATCTCCTCAAGGCCTCGTCTTGGTCCCTCGTGGTTCTGATGATGATAGCATCGTTGTGGGACCTCATATTAGAGGCAACCGGTTGCGAGCATCCTCTTCAACCGGGGATGAGGAAGTTGATCTTCTGCTTCCTGGTACAGCAAG ACTCCAAATCCAACTTGGAGTAAATATGCCTGCAAGAGCAGAGCTCATACCTGGGAATGGCAACACACAGATGTTTCACGAGGTGTATGATGTCGTCTTGTATCTAGGCATTATCGATATCCTGCAAGCATACAACATGAGTAAGAAGATCGAACATGCATACAAATCTATTCAgttcgattcagatttgatatccGCAGTCGACCCTACATTCTACTCCGAGCGCTTTTTAGCCTTCATTCAGAAGGTTTTTCCACCAAATGCGCTGGGAAGTTAG
- the LOC140962268 gene encoding uncharacterized protein isoform X2 yields the protein MDREWGSKPGSGGAASAQNEAIDRRERLRRLALETIDLAKDPYFMRNHLGSYECKLCLTLHNNEGNYLAHTQGKRHQTNLAKRAAREAKEAPAQPQPHKRKINLTKSVKIGRPGYRVTKQFDGETKQRSLLFQIEYPEIEDNTKPRHRFMSSFEQKIQPFDKRYQYLLFAADPYEIISFKVPSTEIDKSTPKFFSHWDPDSKMFTLQLYFKTKPPEANKPQPAPVPNGNAAPGAPPRPLPPPPQAPPPPPPMALSGNLPRPPSAVPGSLPPPPLTNGPWPMPPGGNFPAPPPPSVGNGPMSDFTMGRPPMPPPSQGFPGQQMQGQGGHPPPPPPNMG from the exons ATGGACCGAGAATGGGGTTCGAAGCCTGGAAGCGGAGGCGCCGCTTCCGCCCAGAACGAAGCCATCGACCGCCGTGAGCGCCTCCGCAGGCTTGCTCTCGAAACAATTGATTTGGCCAAAGATCCATATTTCATGCGCAATCACCTCGGAAG CTATGAGTGCAAGCTTTGCCTGACATTGCACAACAATGAGGGGAATTACTTGGCGCACACTCAGGGGAAGCGCCATCAGACGAACTTGGCCAAGAGAGCCGCTCGGGAAGCGAAAGAGGCGCCAGCTCAGCCTCAGCCTCATAAGCGGAAAATTAATCTCACGAAATCTG TTAAAATTGGTAGACCTGGATACAGGGTGACTAAGCAATTTGATGGAGAGACCAAGCAAAGATCATTACTTTTCCAG ATAGAATATCCTGAGATTGAAGACAACACAAAGCCACGCCATCGATTTATGTCATCCTTTGAGCAG aaaattcaaccatttgATAAGCGGTACCAGTATCTTTTGTTTGCTGCTGACCCGTATGAAATTATATCTTTTAAG GTTCCAAGTACAGAGATTGATAAATCAACTCCCAAGTTCTTCTCGCACTGGGATCCAGATTCAAAGATGTTTACG TTGCAGTTATACTTCAAGACAAAGCCACCGGAGGCAAATAAACCACAACCTGCTCCTGTACCTAATGGGAATGCCGCTCCTGGTGCCCCACCTAGGCCTTTGCCTCCTCCACCCCAAGCTCCACCTCCTCCCCCACCAATGGCATTGAGTGGAAACCTCCCAAGGCCTCCATCTGCTGTACCTGGATCATTACCTCCTCCTCCTCTGACCAATGGACCCTGGCCAATGCCTCCAGGCGGAAACTTTCCTGCACCACCACCTCCTTCAGTTGGCAACGGTCCAATGTCAGATTTTACTATGGGACGGCCTCCCATGCCGCCTCCTTCTCAAGGGTTCCCAGGACAACAAATGCAAGGCCAGGGAGGAcatccaccccctccacctccAAACATGGGTTGA
- the LOC140962268 gene encoding uncharacterized protein isoform X1, translated as MDREWGSKPGSGGAASAQNEAIDRRERLRRLALETIDLAKDPYFMRNHLGSYECKLCLTLHNNEGNYLAHTQGKRHQTNLAKRAAREAKEAPAQPQPHKRKINLTKSVKIGRPGYRVTKQFDGETKQRSLLFQIEYPEIEDNTKPRHRFMSSFEQKIQPFDKRYQYLLFAADPYEIISFKVPSTEIDKSTPKFFSHWDPDSKMFTCFNIQLQLYFKTKPPEANKPQPAPVPNGNAAPGAPPRPLPPPPQAPPPPPPMALSGNLPRPPSAVPGSLPPPPLTNGPWPMPPGGNFPAPPPPSVGNGPMSDFTMGRPPMPPPSQGFPGQQMQGQGGHPPPPPPNMG; from the exons ATGGACCGAGAATGGGGTTCGAAGCCTGGAAGCGGAGGCGCCGCTTCCGCCCAGAACGAAGCCATCGACCGCCGTGAGCGCCTCCGCAGGCTTGCTCTCGAAACAATTGATTTGGCCAAAGATCCATATTTCATGCGCAATCACCTCGGAAG CTATGAGTGCAAGCTTTGCCTGACATTGCACAACAATGAGGGGAATTACTTGGCGCACACTCAGGGGAAGCGCCATCAGACGAACTTGGCCAAGAGAGCCGCTCGGGAAGCGAAAGAGGCGCCAGCTCAGCCTCAGCCTCATAAGCGGAAAATTAATCTCACGAAATCTG TTAAAATTGGTAGACCTGGATACAGGGTGACTAAGCAATTTGATGGAGAGACCAAGCAAAGATCATTACTTTTCCAG ATAGAATATCCTGAGATTGAAGACAACACAAAGCCACGCCATCGATTTATGTCATCCTTTGAGCAG aaaattcaaccatttgATAAGCGGTACCAGTATCTTTTGTTTGCTGCTGACCCGTATGAAATTATATCTTTTAAG GTTCCAAGTACAGAGATTGATAAATCAACTCCCAAGTTCTTCTCGCACTGGGATCCAGATTCAAAGATGTTTACG TGCTTCAATATCCAGTTGCAGTTATACTTCAAGACAAAGCCACCGGAGGCAAATAAACCACAACCTGCTCCTGTACCTAATGGGAATGCCGCTCCTGGTGCCCCACCTAGGCCTTTGCCTCCTCCACCCCAAGCTCCACCTCCTCCCCCACCAATGGCATTGAGTGGAAACCTCCCAAGGCCTCCATCTGCTGTACCTGGATCATTACCTCCTCCTCCTCTGACCAATGGACCCTGGCCAATGCCTCCAGGCGGAAACTTTCCTGCACCACCACCTCCTTCAGTTGGCAACGGTCCAATGTCAGATTTTACTATGGGACGGCCTCCCATGCCGCCTCCTTCTCAAGGGTTCCCAGGACAACAAATGCAAGGCCAGGGAGGAcatccaccccctccacctccAAACATGGGTTGA